Genomic segment of Chrysiogenes arsenatis DSM 11915:
CCCGATAGAGATCAAAAAAACCGCAACCCCGTCGCAAAACAGTACCAAGAGTTTTTCTGTACTGCAAAAACTGGGCAAGCCAATCGGGCATGGCGCGGTTCTTTGCTTGACAGAAAAAATAGTACCTTTGTCACTACACGTTATGGCGATGCCAATTGGAGCTGAACGCGCTACACAATAAAGAGAGCAATCAGTGGGAAGAGGCCGTAATTTTTTCTCACCGCTTGATATCTATCAATTCAGGAACCGTTTTCGTGTGGTAGTTTCTGCCTCACATTGGAGGTGCATCTATGTCACAAGTTCGTTCTGATATGTCCGTCAAAGAAATTCTTGATACGTGGCCACAAACATTACCGGTTTTCCGTTCTCACGGATTTGAACAGTTTGCCGATGCCAAAACAGTCGATACCGTTGGGCGTTTTTTGAAACTCGACACACTGCTCAAGCAAAAGCAGTTTGATACCGCCACCTTTATCGCTCGCCTCGAAGAGATCATTACCGAAAAGGATGACTCCGCTGATATCAGCTTAACGCACGACAAACACGCGGCGGGTGACGTGCGTGTCGCTGGCCTACTCCCCTGTCCAGTGCGGATTCCAATTACCGAAACATTCCACGCCCATGCGCAGGAGTTTGAAAAAAGCAGTGGTCTGAAAGTGAGCTATCAACTGGAAGCGGCTTCTGTCGGCGCTCACTGGTTTGCCAACAATATTGATACCGCCAAAGGGATCGATTCACTGCCGGATATTTTCCTTTCTGCCGGATTTGAAATGTTTTTCGATAAAAAAGCGATTGGCGAATGGAAGCGCAATAAAAAGTTTGTCGATACCACGTCGCCCACGGTTAACACCGCCTTTGATTCCATCCAAATCAAAGATCCAGACGGTGATTATTCGATCGTCGCTGTGGTCGCCGCCGTTTTCGTTATTCACAAAGAAAACTACCCTGACCTAGCCATTCCCCGCACATGGGGCGATATCCTGAAGCCGGAGTATGAAAAAAAGGTAGCCCTGCCGGTATCCGACTTCGATCTTTTT
This window contains:
- a CDS encoding ABC transporter substrate-binding protein, with the protein product MSQVRSDMSVKEILDTWPQTLPVFRSHGFEQFADAKTVDTVGRFLKLDTLLKQKQFDTATFIARLEEIITEKDDSADISLTHDKHAAGDVRVAGLLPCPVRIPITETFHAHAQEFEKSSGLKVSYQLEAASVGAHWFANNIDTAKGIDSLPDIFLSAGFEMFFDKKAIGEWKRNKKFVDTTSPTVNTAFDSIQIKDPDGDYSIVAVVAAVFVIHKENYPDLAIPRTWGDILKPEYEKKVALPVSDFDLFNGMLLTIHKEFGDDGVRSLARSMIANLHPAQMVKAAKQQRTHKPFVTIMPYFFTKMVRNSARSEVVWPEDGAIISPVFMLVKREKAELLKPLTDVLAGKEIGEILGINGLFPSLNPEVQNDLPASAPWKWIGWDYIYQHDISDLIAQTNQVFEAECQKEPLP